In Microbulbifer celer, a single window of DNA contains:
- the urtA gene encoding urea ABC transporter substrate-binding protein encodes MKLKKFVASLALAAGTSVVSVATLAAETIKVGVLHSLSGTMAISETTLKDTVLMMVDAQNRKGGLLGKKLEAVVVDPASDWPLFAEKARELLTKEKVDVIFGCWTSVSRKSVLPVVEELNGLMFYPVQYEGEESSKNVFYTGAAPNQQAIPAVDYLMSDLEVERWVLAGTDYVYPRTTNKILEAYLESRGVDKKDIMINYTPFGHSDWQSIVSDIKKFGSAGKNTAVVSTINGDANVPFYKELANQGISSEDIPVVAFSVGEEELSGIDTGPLVGHMAAWNYFQGIDSEANEYFVEQWKTFIGDEKRVTNDPMEATYIGFNMWAKAVEKAGTTEVDAVEQAMIGIEFPNLSGGVARMNKNHHLSKPVFIGEIQDDGQFEVVWETDGVVAGDAWSDFLPGSRDLIADWTAPIKCGNYNTEAQACGGQAE; translated from the coding sequence ATGAAACTGAAAAAATTTGTCGCCAGCCTCGCGCTGGCCGCCGGTACCAGTGTGGTGAGTGTCGCGACGCTGGCGGCGGAAACCATCAAAGTGGGGGTGCTGCACTCCCTGTCCGGCACCATGGCCATTAGTGAAACCACCCTCAAAGACACGGTGCTGATGATGGTGGATGCGCAGAACCGCAAGGGCGGTCTGCTGGGCAAGAAACTTGAAGCGGTCGTCGTGGACCCCGCCTCCGACTGGCCGCTGTTTGCCGAGAAAGCCCGCGAACTGCTGACCAAGGAAAAAGTGGATGTCATTTTCGGTTGCTGGACCTCCGTATCCCGCAAATCGGTATTGCCTGTGGTGGAAGAGCTGAACGGTCTGATGTTCTACCCGGTGCAGTATGAAGGAGAAGAATCCTCGAAAAATGTGTTCTACACCGGTGCCGCGCCCAACCAACAGGCAATTCCCGCCGTGGACTACCTGATGTCAGATCTGGAAGTGGAACGCTGGGTGCTGGCCGGCACCGATTATGTATATCCGCGCACCACCAACAAAATTCTGGAAGCCTATCTGGAATCCAGGGGGGTGGATAAAAAAGACATCATGATCAACTACACCCCGTTCGGGCATTCCGACTGGCAGAGCATCGTGTCCGACATCAAAAAATTCGGCAGCGCGGGCAAGAATACCGCGGTGGTTTCCACCATCAATGGCGATGCCAATGTGCCCTTCTATAAAGAGCTGGCCAATCAGGGCATCAGCTCCGAAGACATTCCGGTAGTCGCATTCTCCGTGGGCGAAGAAGAGCTGTCCGGTATCGACACCGGTCCGCTGGTGGGCCACATGGCGGCCTGGAACTACTTCCAGGGTATCGACAGCGAAGCCAACGAATACTTTGTGGAGCAGTGGAAAACATTTATCGGCGACGAAAAGCGTGTGACCAACGACCCCATGGAAGCAACTTATATCGGCTTCAATATGTGGGCCAAGGCGGTGGAAAAAGCGGGTACTACGGAAGTGGACGCGGTGGAACAGGCGATGATCGGTATCGAGTTCCCGAATCTGTCCGGCGGTGTTGCCAGGATGAACAAGAACCACCACCTGTCAAAACCGGTATTTATCGGTGAGATCCAGGATGACGGTCAGTTCGAAGTGGTGTGGGAAACCGACGGTGTGGTCGCCGGTGATGCCTGGTCCGATTTCCTGCCGGGCTCCAGAGACCTGATCGCCGACTGGACCGCGCCGATCAAGTGCGGCAATTACAACACCGAGGCCCAGGCCTGCGGCGGTCAGGCGGAGTGA
- the urtB gene encoding urea ABC transporter permease subunit UrtB, translated as MKQLLLSGCLLFCLLLVSTTWAQSESAPAAVDGLLQQLTEASLREVGSVVEQLERTGGESMRPLFETMLAGDLYYHRQTGALMAVDKNAEGDRIGRDVFSGADLGVQSRRDIKKIRVNNRLRGQLRDTLARLDLRHGSTAEQRAAVLAILDELTEQNMRLLQRVADTDVNGELRELIGLAEAMVQLRDSSDRVVRIAAIETMSGRLENPVRNQLRRVVNDERESDAAVKAAAQKALDRIDGRMAFFGSMEQLFFGLSLGSVLLLAGIGLAITFGVMGVINMAHGEMIMLGAYTTYVIQQLMPNAIEYSLLVAVPAAFLVSGSVGVAIERGVIRHLQGRPLETLLATFGISLILQQAVRSIFSPLNMQVVTPAWMSGSLQINPVFSITFNRFYILLFALAVFISLVMILKKSSLGLNVRAVSQNRNMAKAMGVRTELVDAMTFGLGSGIAGVAGVALSQLTNVGPNLGQSYIIDSFMVVVFGGVGNLLGTLVGGFSLGVANKFLEPATGAVLANIIVLLCLILFIQKRPKGLFPQRGRAAE; from the coding sequence GTGAAGCAATTGCTATTGAGTGGCTGCCTGTTGTTTTGCCTGTTGCTGGTGAGTACGACATGGGCACAGTCTGAGTCCGCCCCAGCCGCGGTGGATGGTCTTTTACAACAACTGACCGAAGCCAGCCTACGCGAAGTGGGCAGTGTGGTGGAACAATTGGAAAGAACCGGCGGCGAGTCCATGCGTCCGCTATTCGAAACCATGTTGGCAGGGGATCTGTACTACCACAGGCAGACCGGCGCACTGATGGCAGTAGATAAAAACGCTGAAGGCGATCGCATCGGGCGCGATGTATTCAGTGGTGCTGATCTGGGCGTTCAGTCGCGCCGGGATATCAAGAAAATCCGGGTAAATAATCGCCTGCGCGGCCAGTTGCGCGACACCCTGGCACGCCTGGATTTACGCCACGGCAGCACTGCGGAGCAGCGCGCGGCGGTGCTGGCCATTCTCGACGAGCTGACTGAGCAGAATATGCGCCTGTTGCAGCGCGTGGCAGACACTGACGTCAATGGTGAGCTGCGCGAGTTGATCGGGCTGGCCGAAGCAATGGTGCAACTGCGGGACAGCAGTGATCGCGTGGTACGCATTGCCGCCATCGAAACCATGAGCGGCCGACTGGAGAATCCGGTTAGAAATCAATTGCGCCGAGTGGTCAATGATGAGCGGGAGAGCGACGCTGCGGTGAAAGCGGCAGCGCAGAAGGCGCTGGATCGTATTGACGGGCGCATGGCGTTTTTCGGCAGTATGGAGCAGCTGTTCTTCGGCCTGAGTCTGGGATCGGTGCTACTGCTCGCCGGCATCGGTCTTGCGATCACCTTTGGCGTCATGGGTGTGATCAATATGGCCCACGGCGAAATGATCATGCTCGGGGCCTACACCACTTACGTCATCCAGCAGCTGATGCCGAATGCCATTGAATATTCACTGCTGGTGGCGGTGCCCGCCGCGTTTCTGGTTTCCGGCAGTGTCGGTGTAGCCATTGAGCGCGGCGTTATCCGGCATCTACAGGGGCGCCCGCTGGAAACGTTATTAGCCACCTTCGGTATCAGTCTGATTCTGCAGCAGGCGGTGCGCAGTATTTTCTCACCGTTGAATATGCAGGTGGTGACACCGGCATGGATGAGCGGATCCCTGCAGATCAACCCGGTATTTTCCATTACCTTCAACCGTTTTTATATCCTGCTGTTTGCACTGGCGGTCTTCATCAGTCTGGTGATGATTCTGAAAAAATCCTCCCTCGGCCTGAACGTGCGCGCGGTATCCCAGAACAGGAATATGGCGAAAGCCATGGGCGTGCGCACGGAACTGGTGGATGCGATGACCTTTGGTCTCGGTTCCGGTATCGCCGGTGTGGCCGGTGTGGCGCTGAGCCAGTTGACCAATGTGGGACCGAACCTGGGGCAGTCCTACATTATCGATTCCTTCATGGTGGTGGTCTTCGGTGGTGTGGGCAATCTGCTGGGCACGTTGGTTGGCGGTTTCTCTCTCGGTGTGGCGAATAAATTTCTCGAGCCCGCCACAGGCGCAGTGCTTGCCAATATTATTGTGCTGTTGTGCCTGATCCTGTTTATCCAGAAGCGGCCCAAGGGGCTGTTTCCGCAACGTGGGAGGGCAGCGGAATGA
- a CDS encoding questin oxidase family protein: MSITRDCAQLLEAGSRYHVHYGDRLANHLPMVLIALDKMGGSQRQLQHAFDRSAPQLQLRPGSPVHDIDHIADCRNRDDLFPSALRYYEQQLKQLGIAKCLQQELPALLPSIATAAFHGLIRTAYGVDARHLEEIAMGLAYWNLEYHTLTSSDQKAPVAAGEIIARVAEQYSDIPVAPGNIADHMQAVTGQPDWMETAIQPQQLGLEDIARVAIRAYLGTNDFTLLHGVTGCHALRLILPYCKNQESALRYFWQGLVIAYLSTGPKVIQSPDSDETERETESIEKRQEDTRDRALVSDDDHVIKLAYSALEEFHHYGNNDYLQIFA; encoded by the coding sequence ATGAGCATCACCCGCGACTGCGCGCAACTGCTGGAAGCAGGCAGCCGCTATCACGTGCACTACGGTGACCGCCTCGCCAATCACCTGCCCATGGTCCTGATCGCCCTGGACAAAATGGGGGGCTCCCAGCGCCAACTGCAACACGCCTTTGACCGCTCAGCGCCTCAACTGCAGTTGCGTCCCGGCAGCCCGGTACATGACATCGACCACATCGCCGACTGCCGCAACCGCGACGACCTGTTCCCCAGCGCCCTGCGCTATTACGAACAACAACTCAAACAACTCGGTATCGCCAAATGCCTGCAACAGGAACTGCCGGCTCTCCTCCCTTCAATCGCCACCGCCGCCTTCCACGGCCTTATCCGCACCGCCTACGGGGTCGACGCCCGCCATCTGGAAGAGATCGCCATGGGCCTCGCCTACTGGAACCTGGAGTACCACACTCTTACCAGCAGCGATCAGAAAGCCCCCGTTGCCGCCGGTGAAATCATTGCGCGGGTTGCGGAACAATATTCAGATATACCCGTCGCCCCTGGCAATATCGCCGATCATATGCAGGCCGTCACCGGCCAACCGGACTGGATGGAAACCGCGATTCAGCCGCAACAATTGGGGCTGGAAGATATCGCCCGGGTCGCCATCCGCGCCTACCTCGGCACCAATGACTTCACCCTGCTGCACGGCGTCACCGGCTGTCACGCACTGCGCCTGATCCTCCCCTACTGTAAAAATCAGGAAAGTGCACTGCGCTACTTCTGGCAAGGACTCGTCATCGCGTATCTCAGCACCGGGCCGAAAGTGATTCAGTCGCCGGATAGCGACGAAACGGAAAGAGAAACGGAAAGTATTGAAAAAAGACAGGAAGATACTCGGGATCGCGCGCTAGTCAGCGACGATGATCATGTGATCAAACTCGCTTATAGCGCGCTGGAGGAGTTTCATCACTACGGCAATAACGATTACCTACAGATATTCGCCTGA
- the urtC gene encoding urea ABC transporter permease subunit UrtC: MSAARKFWTSLFNLLTELRQPGRGSSWLVGILLITTIAMSAANLLLPADSPLYVSTYTITLMGKYLCFAMLAMAVDIIWGYCGILSLGHGAFFALGGYGMGMYLMRQIGDRGVYGNPDLPDFMVFLNWQELPWYWFGMDQFWFAVLMALAVPGLLAFVFGWLAFRSRVTGVYLSIMTQALTYALMLAFFRNEMGFGGNNGLTDFKDILGFDLQADGTRVALLLVTTLLLVIAFLSSRAIVQSRLGRVIVAVRDTEARARFLGYRTERYKVWLFVYSALIAAVAGMLYVPQVGIINPGEFSPLNSIEVVVWVAVGGRGTLYGAIVGALLVNYAKTRLTAIMPDAWLFALGALFVIVTVYLPSGLAGLLQRFGGQQNGKSASVEAERESSNKPSIGMREVNA, from the coding sequence ATGAGCGCAGCGCGTAAATTCTGGACCTCACTGTTCAATCTTCTCACTGAACTGCGCCAGCCCGGGCGGGGCTCTTCCTGGCTGGTGGGGATTCTTTTAATCACCACCATCGCCATGTCCGCGGCCAACCTGTTACTGCCCGCGGATTCTCCGTTGTATGTCAGCACCTACACCATCACCCTGATGGGCAAGTACCTGTGTTTCGCCATGCTGGCGATGGCGGTGGATATCATCTGGGGTTATTGCGGCATTCTAAGCCTGGGCCACGGGGCTTTTTTTGCCCTCGGTGGTTACGGTATGGGGATGTACCTGATGCGTCAGATCGGTGATCGCGGGGTATACGGCAACCCGGATCTGCCGGACTTTATGGTGTTTCTCAACTGGCAGGAATTGCCCTGGTACTGGTTCGGCATGGATCAGTTCTGGTTCGCGGTGTTGATGGCGCTGGCGGTACCGGGATTGCTGGCATTTGTGTTCGGCTGGCTGGCGTTCCGCTCGCGGGTGACCGGTGTTTATCTGTCGATCATGACCCAGGCGCTGACCTATGCGCTGATGCTGGCATTTTTCCGTAATGAAATGGGTTTCGGCGGCAATAACGGGCTGACGGACTTCAAGGATATTCTCGGCTTTGACCTGCAGGCAGATGGGACCCGGGTGGCACTGCTATTGGTGACCACGCTGTTGCTGGTGATCGCTTTCCTGTCCAGCCGCGCGATTGTGCAGTCGCGACTGGGGCGGGTGATTGTAGCGGTGCGCGATACCGAGGCGCGGGCGCGTTTTCTCGGCTACCGCACCGAGCGCTACAAAGTATGGCTGTTTGTGTACTCGGCGTTGATCGCCGCGGTGGCGGGCATGTTGTATGTGCCGCAGGTGGGCATCATCAACCCCGGTGAATTTTCCCCGCTCAATTCCATTGAAGTGGTGGTGTGGGTGGCGGTGGGCGGTCGTGGCACCCTGTATGGCGCCATTGTCGGCGCACTGCTGGTGAATTACGCCAAAACCCGCCTGACCGCCATCATGCCGGATGCATGGCTGTTTGCACTGGGGGCGTTGTTTGTGATTGTTACCGTGTATCTGCCCAGTGGATTGGCAGGTTTGTTGCAACGTTTTGGTGGTCAACAAAATGGTAAATCAGCCAGCGTTGAAGCAGAGCGCGAGTCATCCAACAAACCATCGATCGGCATGCGGGAGGTCAATGCATGA
- the urtE gene encoding urea ABC transporter ATP-binding subunit UrtE produces MIQIEKLNQKYGGTQILWDLNLEVEQGSCTCIMGRNGVGKTTLLKCLMGLLPPSDGRILFEGKPIEGSAAQARAKLGIGYVPQGRDIFPLLTVEENLLIGLPARRDGLKKVPEKIFELFPVLRDMLHRRGGDLSGGQQQQLAIGRALVIDPKVLILDEPNEGIQPNIVRQIGDVVTRLNEEDGLTVILVEQKLGFARRVGKEFRLMQKGSVVAADRMANLDDGLIRQYLAV; encoded by the coding sequence ATGATCCAGATCGAAAAACTGAATCAGAAATACGGTGGCACACAGATTTTATGGGACCTGAACCTGGAGGTGGAGCAGGGTTCTTGTACCTGCATCATGGGCCGCAATGGCGTCGGCAAGACGACGTTGCTGAAGTGTCTGATGGGGCTGTTGCCGCCCAGTGATGGCAGGATTCTGTTTGAGGGCAAGCCGATCGAGGGCAGTGCGGCGCAGGCGCGGGCCAAACTGGGCATTGGTTATGTACCCCAGGGGCGGGATATTTTTCCGTTGCTGACGGTGGAGGAGAATCTGCTGATCGGATTGCCGGCGCGTAGGGATGGGTTGAAGAAGGTTCCGGAGAAAATTTTTGAGCTGTTTCCGGTGTTGCGAGATATGTTGCATCGCCGCGGTGGCGATCTGTCCGGTGGGCAACAACAGCAGTTGGCCATTGGTCGCGCGCTGGTGATTGATCCGAAGGTGCTGATTCTGGATGAGCCCAATGAGGGGATTCAGCCGAATATTGTCCGGCAGATTGGGGATGTGGTGACGCGGCTCAATGAGGAGGATGGGCTGACGGTGATTCTGGTGGAGCAGAAGCTGGGGTTTGCGCGTCGGGTGGGGAAGGAGTTCCGGTTGATGCAGAAAGGGTCTGTGGTGGCTGCGGACAGGATGGCCAACCTGGATGATGGATTGATTCGGCAGTATCTGGCTGTGTGA
- a CDS encoding MOSC domain-containing protein produces MEISALYHFPVKSLQGHQCKSLPLDQFGAINDRRWMLVNDDNQFVTQRRLRAMAQLKATVTDKGVRLENAEGEHIEVRQPGTEAERRTVRVWDDEVTARDAGDDAAHWLSEQLQTPLRLVAMGSEFSRPLSAPRSDRQVSFADAAPLLVISQASLDDLNSRLAEPVSMLRFRPNLVVSGCQPFAEDRWKTLTIHTHDGPLVFDCTHPCARCGIPGLHPFTGRAHKEPLRTLTSYRRGEDGQIYFGMNLAPASAEQNQATIHLGDRVEVR; encoded by the coding sequence TTGGAAATCTCAGCGCTCTATCATTTCCCGGTCAAATCCCTGCAGGGGCACCAATGTAAGTCCCTGCCTCTGGATCAGTTCGGCGCCATCAACGACCGCCGCTGGATGCTGGTGAATGACGACAACCAGTTTGTCACCCAACGCCGCCTGCGCGCCATGGCGCAACTGAAAGCAACCGTCACCGACAAAGGTGTGCGATTGGAAAATGCCGAGGGCGAACACATAGAAGTCCGCCAGCCCGGGACAGAAGCCGAGCGCAGAACCGTACGCGTGTGGGACGATGAGGTGACCGCGCGCGATGCCGGCGACGACGCCGCTCACTGGCTGAGCGAGCAGCTGCAAACCCCGCTGCGGCTGGTGGCCATGGGCTCAGAGTTCAGCCGACCCCTGAGCGCTCCCCGCAGCGACCGCCAGGTAAGCTTCGCGGATGCCGCACCGCTACTGGTGATCAGCCAGGCCTCCCTGGACGACCTCAACAGCCGGCTCGCAGAACCCGTCTCCATGCTGCGCTTCCGTCCCAACCTGGTGGTGAGTGGCTGTCAGCCCTTTGCCGAGGACCGGTGGAAAACCCTCACCATCCACACCCACGACGGGCCGTTGGTATTCGATTGCACCCATCCCTGCGCCCGCTGTGGCATCCCCGGCCTGCATCCGTTTACCGGCCGCGCACACAAAGAACCCCTGCGCACCCTGACCAGTTACCGCCGCGGGGAGGACGGACAGATTTACTTCGGCATGAACCTCGCGCCCGCGTCTGCCGAGCAGAATCAAGCCACCATACACTTGGGGGACCGAGTAGAGGTCCGATAA
- a CDS encoding glycoside hydrolase family 43 protein — MIPEKTAEPLVKPLIEQRADPFIYKHSDGFYYFIASVPEYDRLELRRAETIAGLADAERVTVWTKPDTGPYSDLIWAPEIHHVHIEGQAPTWAIYFAAAPSREIKHDLFQHRMYALTTTDANPLEAQWELTQVDSGIDTFCLDATVFEHEGKHYYLWAQKGPEIAGNSNLYIAEMDTPTSIVGEPVLLTKPEYDWEVIGFLVNEGPAVIKKNGRLFIGYSASATNHNYCMGLLWADENADVLDPASWEKSPRPVLESDYERGIYGPGHNSFTVSEDGSEDILVFHARTYTKIEGDPLWDPNRHTYVKTIRWNDEGFPEFGKPSEP; from the coding sequence GTGATTCCAGAAAAAACCGCAGAACCCTTGGTTAAACCGCTGATCGAACAGCGTGCCGACCCGTTTATTTACAAGCACAGTGATGGCTTTTATTACTTTATCGCCTCGGTGCCCGAATATGACCGCCTGGAGTTGCGCCGCGCAGAGACCATTGCCGGACTCGCCGATGCGGAAAGGGTCACCGTATGGACCAAGCCGGACACCGGCCCCTACTCCGACCTGATCTGGGCACCGGAGATCCACCACGTGCACATAGAGGGGCAGGCGCCCACCTGGGCAATCTACTTCGCCGCAGCCCCGTCGCGGGAAATCAAACACGATCTGTTCCAGCACCGCATGTACGCACTGACCACCACCGATGCCAACCCGCTGGAAGCGCAGTGGGAGCTCACCCAGGTGGATTCCGGCATCGATACTTTCTGCCTCGACGCCACCGTATTTGAACACGAGGGCAAACACTATTACCTGTGGGCACAAAAAGGCCCGGAGATTGCCGGCAACTCCAACCTGTACATCGCGGAAATGGACACCCCGACCTCCATCGTCGGCGAGCCGGTACTGCTGACCAAACCGGAGTACGACTGGGAAGTGATCGGCTTCCTGGTAAATGAAGGGCCGGCGGTGATCAAGAAAAATGGCCGACTCTTTATCGGCTACTCCGCCAGCGCCACCAACCACAATTACTGCATGGGCCTGCTGTGGGCAGATGAAAACGCCGATGTGCTGGATCCGGCGAGCTGGGAAAAATCCCCCAGGCCGGTACTGGAAAGTGACTACGAGCGCGGTATCTACGGTCCGGGCCACAACAGCTTCACCGTATCTGAAGACGGCAGTGAAGATATTCTCGTATTCCACGCGCGTACCTACACCAAGATCGAAGGTGATCCGCTATGGGATCCCAACCGCCACACTTATGTGAAAACAATTCGCTGGAATGACGAAGGGTTCCCGGAGTTCGGCAAACCCTCCGAGCCCTGA
- the urtD gene encoding urea ABC transporter ATP-binding protein UrtD: MRRDTAWPFLVPRRRSVDVSKQVILYLEDLNVSFDGFQALNNLNLYVNDGELRCLIGANGAGKTTLMDVITGKTQCDSGSAWFGQNIDLLAHDEAEIAQMGIGRKFQKPTVFEAHTVFHNLELSLQGSKGVWSALTAKLSSSERDRIDEVLKVIGLEKLRFQLAGALSHGQKQWLEIGMLLAAEPRLLLIDEPVAGMIAEEAERTAELLTSLAGKHTVIVVEHDMEFVRSIARTVTVLHQGSVLAEGTMDQVQNNPDVIEVYLGEEV; this comes from the coding sequence ATGCGCCGGGATACTGCCTGGCCCTTTCTGGTGCCGCGGCGACGCTCGGTGGATGTATCCAAGCAGGTGATCCTGTACTTGGAGGATCTGAACGTCAGTTTTGATGGTTTCCAGGCGCTGAACAATCTTAACCTGTATGTAAACGACGGCGAATTGCGTTGCCTGATCGGCGCCAATGGCGCCGGCAAGACCACGCTGATGGATGTGATTACCGGAAAAACCCAGTGCGACAGTGGCAGTGCCTGGTTCGGTCAGAATATTGATCTGCTGGCGCACGATGAGGCGGAAATTGCGCAGATGGGGATCGGGCGTAAATTCCAGAAACCGACGGTGTTTGAGGCGCATACCGTATTTCACAACCTGGAGCTGTCGCTGCAGGGAAGCAAGGGGGTGTGGAGCGCGCTGACCGCCAAGCTGAGCAGTAGTGAGCGCGATCGCATCGATGAGGTGTTGAAGGTCATCGGTCTGGAGAAACTGCGTTTCCAGCTTGCCGGCGCGCTTTCCCATGGCCAGAAGCAGTGGCTGGAAATCGGTATGTTACTGGCGGCGGAGCCGCGTTTGCTGTTGATCGATGAGCCGGTGGCCGGCATGATCGCGGAGGAAGCGGAGCGGACAGCGGAGCTGCTGACATCCCTTGCCGGCAAGCATACGGTGATCGTGGTGGAGCACGATATGGAATTTGTGCGCAGTATTGCACGTACGGTAACGGTTCTGCATCAGGGCTCGGTACTGGCGGAGGGCACGATGGATCAGGTGCAGAATAATCCGGATGTGATCGAGGTTTATCTGGGGGAGGAAGTATGA
- a CDS encoding porin family protein, with the protein MKTLTGGARLQAGPQLKKTTWQSACAAGVLAVCAAPLPALAKQYESESGQTFSIGAGFRSQFESVEGDSEFTLPDIRVYTSGQLNDTVKFTFNLQQRNNDTVDVLDAIAQFEFSPQFNIWAGRMLTPADRIEMSGPFYGLSWNQYRQPLYPSDQGGQAGLIGRDEGITFWGAAGKFQYAAGTFYGLNEYSNRDENPLYATRFAYNFLNMESNPGYYTSSTYYGGLGNIFTLALSMQSQEDGVGSEASAGDFSGWTIDMLSETVLDAGGVVTLEAEYKSLDADYTLASQPMAGDCFCLFDGESAFATAAYLFPGNVGPGKFQPYLRLVENRPSDADSSSATELGLNYVVNGHNTRVNLSYVSGDANASGYTGADVDALSLGMQVQL; encoded by the coding sequence ATGAAGACGTTAACAGGAGGTGCGCGACTGCAAGCGGGGCCGCAGTTGAAAAAAACAACCTGGCAGAGTGCCTGTGCCGCAGGAGTGCTGGCCGTCTGCGCCGCGCCGCTGCCGGCGCTGGCGAAACAGTACGAATCCGAAAGTGGCCAGACCTTCAGTATCGGCGCCGGCTTCCGTTCACAGTTCGAATCCGTGGAAGGCGACAGCGAATTCACCCTGCCGGATATCCGCGTCTACACCAGTGGACAGCTGAACGACACCGTGAAATTCACCTTCAACCTGCAGCAGCGCAACAATGACACCGTCGATGTGCTGGACGCGATTGCCCAGTTTGAATTCAGCCCGCAATTCAATATCTGGGCGGGGCGAATGCTCACACCGGCAGACCGGATCGAAATGAGCGGGCCGTTTTACGGACTGAGCTGGAACCAGTACCGCCAGCCACTGTACCCCTCCGATCAGGGCGGACAGGCCGGCCTGATCGGGCGCGATGAGGGAATCACCTTCTGGGGAGCGGCCGGCAAGTTTCAGTACGCGGCCGGTACCTTCTACGGGCTGAATGAGTACAGCAACCGGGATGAAAACCCGCTGTACGCCACGCGCTTTGCCTACAACTTCCTGAATATGGAATCCAATCCGGGCTACTACACCAGCTCCACCTACTACGGTGGTCTCGGCAATATCTTTACCCTCGCACTTTCCATGCAGAGCCAGGAAGACGGCGTGGGCAGTGAGGCATCTGCCGGTGATTTCTCTGGCTGGACCATCGACATGCTGTCGGAAACCGTACTGGATGCCGGTGGCGTGGTCACGCTGGAAGCGGAATACAAAAGTCTCGATGCGGATTACACCCTCGCCTCTCAGCCGATGGCTGGAGACTGTTTCTGCCTTTTTGACGGCGAGTCTGCCTTCGCCACCGCTGCCTATCTGTTCCCCGGCAATGTGGGCCCGGGCAAATTCCAGCCCTACTTGCGCCTGGTGGAAAACCGTCCCTCCGATGCCGATAGCAGCAGCGCCACCGAGCTCGGCCTCAACTACGTGGTCAACGGCCACAACACCCGCGTCAATCTCAGTTATGTCAGTGGCGATGCCAATGCATCGGGTTATACCGGGGCGGATGTGGACGCGTTGAGCCTCGGCATGCAGGTTCAGCTGTAA